A single Comamonas sp. NLF-1-9 DNA region contains:
- the gpmA gene encoding 2,3-diphosphoglycerate-dependent phosphoglycerate mutase, whose product MHKLVLIRHGESTWNLENRFTGWTDVPLTDTGIAQARKAGQLLAAEGYEFDLAHTSMLARATHTLWHCLDAMQRTWLPVQHSWRLNERHYGALQGLNKAETARQYGDEQVHIWRRSYDVPPPALEPDDPRSERGDLRYASLNPEQIPLTECLKDTVARVLPYWQEAIAPAIRAGQRVLIAAHGNSIRALVKYLDGISDADIVGLNIPNGIPLVYELDAELKPLRRHYLGDAEAAAQAAAAVAAQGKA is encoded by the coding sequence ATGCACAAGCTCGTTCTGATCCGACACGGTGAATCCACCTGGAACCTGGAAAACCGCTTCACCGGCTGGACCGATGTGCCACTGACCGACACCGGCATTGCCCAGGCACGCAAGGCCGGACAGTTGCTGGCGGCCGAGGGCTACGAGTTTGACCTGGCCCACACCAGCATGCTGGCGCGCGCCACCCACACCCTCTGGCATTGTCTGGACGCGATGCAGCGCACCTGGCTGCCGGTGCAACACAGCTGGCGCCTGAACGAGCGCCACTACGGCGCGCTGCAGGGGCTGAACAAGGCCGAGACCGCGCGCCAGTACGGCGACGAGCAGGTGCACATCTGGCGGCGCAGCTACGACGTGCCGCCGCCTGCGCTGGAGCCGGACGACCCGCGCAGCGAGCGCGGCGACCTGCGCTACGCCAGCCTGAACCCCGAGCAGATCCCGCTGACCGAATGCCTCAAGGACACCGTGGCGCGCGTGTTGCCCTACTGGCAGGAGGCGATCGCGCCAGCGATCCGCGCGGGCCAACGGGTGCTGATCGCGGCGCACGGCAATTCGATACGCGCGCTGGTCAAGTACCTGGACGGCATTTCCGACGCGGACATCGTCGGCTTGAACATCCCCAATGGCATCCCGCTGGTGTATGAGCTGGACGCCGAGCTCAAGCCGCTGCGCCGCCATTACCTGGGCGACGCCGAGGCCGCTGCCCAGGCGGCCGCTGCCGTGGCCGCACAGGGCAAGGCGTGA
- the coaD gene encoding pantetheine-phosphate adenylyltransferase — protein MPDQRLAVFPGTFDPITLGHEDMLRRACALFDRVILAVAIAHHKKTLFTLDERLALARAALADLPQVQVLPFEGLVTEFAVAQGAQVMVRGLRSGSDFDYEFQLADMNRHLRPELDTVFLTPDARWQSISSTLVREIATLGGKVQDLVSAAVLAPLLAKVGRAQQGAHSPGAQAS, from the coding sequence GTGCCCGACCAACGCCTTGCCGTCTTTCCCGGAACCTTCGACCCGATCACCCTGGGCCACGAGGACATGCTGCGCCGCGCCTGCGCGCTGTTTGACCGGGTGATTCTGGCGGTGGCCATCGCGCACCACAAGAAGACGCTGTTCACACTGGACGAGCGCCTGGCGCTTGCGCGCGCCGCGCTGGCCGATCTGCCGCAGGTGCAGGTGCTGCCCTTCGAGGGACTGGTGACCGAATTTGCCGTCGCCCAGGGCGCGCAGGTGATGGTGCGCGGCCTGCGTTCGGGCAGCGATTTTGACTACGAGTTTCAGTTGGCCGACATGAACCGCCACCTGCGCCCCGAGCTGGACACCGTCTTCCTTACGCCCGACGCGCGCTGGCAGAGCATCAGCAGCACGCTGGTGCGCGAGATCGCGACGCTCGGCGGCAAGGTGCAGGACCTCGTGAGCGCGGCGGTGCTGGCGCCGCTGCTGGCCAAGGTGGGGCGCGCGCAGCAGGGCGCGCACTCGCCCGGTGCGCAGGCGAGTTAG
- a CDS encoding FMN-binding glutamate synthase family protein, with amino-acid sequence MFHPHFVATHVRYTTFALSVAAAVISLPWMALRPGAWPLGIFVLACVLIAVGVYDMQQTRHAILRNYPILGHMRFFLEFIRPEIRQYFIEGDIEKGEPFTRAQRTVVYQRAKGVPDVRPFGTKLDVGAKGYEWINHSMHPTTIDSHDFRIWIGGRPDTERVGVSPCTQPYNASVFNISAMSFGALSANAILALNLGAKMGDFAHDTGEGGISRYHREHGGDLIWEIGSGYFGCRNPDGSFSAERFAEQATNAQVKMIEIKLSQGAKPGHGGILPGAKVTAEIAAARGVPEGEDCVSPSAHSAFSTPVEMMHFIARLRELSGGKPVGFKLCIGHIWEWFGIVKAMLETGITPDYIVVDGAEGGTGAAPIEFADHMGAPVQEGLHLVHNTLIGVGLRERIKIGAAGKVITSFDLARMFALGADWCNSGRGFMMALGCIQAQVCHTGFCPTGITTQDPVREKALVVSDKAPRVAQYHANTLHALKELLQAAGLMHPDQLSTHHIVRRIDSARIRLLSALMPTIERRAILDDLQNQHNVYRLYWPLADAHNFAPHVPTPEELRYNPDILRPTVGGRPASAVQIAESLTRRRAPHPAPVSAIVPEQAKSSPTATAGSQVPADWTGS; translated from the coding sequence ATGTTTCATCCCCACTTCGTGGCCACCCATGTGCGCTACACCACTTTTGCCCTGTCCGTGGCCGCTGCCGTCATCAGCCTGCCGTGGATGGCGCTGCGCCCCGGGGCCTGGCCGCTGGGCATCTTCGTGCTTGCCTGCGTGCTGATCGCGGTGGGCGTGTACGACATGCAGCAGACGCGCCACGCCATCCTGCGCAACTACCCCATCCTCGGGCACATGCGCTTTTTCCTGGAGTTCATCCGCCCGGAAATCCGCCAGTACTTCATCGAGGGCGACATTGAAAAGGGCGAACCCTTCACGCGCGCGCAGCGCACCGTGGTCTACCAGCGCGCCAAGGGCGTGCCCGACGTGCGCCCCTTCGGCACCAAGCTGGACGTGGGCGCCAAGGGCTATGAGTGGATCAACCACTCCATGCATCCCACGACCATCGATTCACACGACTTTCGCATCTGGATAGGTGGTCGGCCGGACACAGAGCGCGTAGGCGTTTCCCCTTGCACGCAGCCCTACAACGCCAGCGTGTTCAACATCTCGGCGATGAGCTTTGGCGCACTCTCGGCCAATGCCATCCTGGCACTGAACCTGGGCGCCAAGATGGGCGACTTTGCCCACGACACCGGCGAAGGCGGCATCAGCCGCTACCACCGCGAGCACGGCGGCGACCTGATCTGGGAGATAGGCTCGGGCTACTTCGGCTGCCGCAATCCCGATGGCAGCTTCAGCGCCGAGCGCTTTGCCGAGCAGGCGACCAACGCCCAGGTGAAGATGATTGAGATCAAGCTCAGCCAGGGCGCCAAGCCCGGCCACGGCGGCATCCTGCCCGGTGCCAAGGTGACGGCCGAGATCGCCGCCGCGCGCGGCGTGCCCGAGGGCGAGGACTGCGTCTCGCCTTCCGCGCACAGCGCCTTTTCCACACCGGTGGAGATGATGCATTTCATCGCCCGGCTGCGCGAGCTCTCGGGCGGCAAGCCGGTGGGCTTCAAGCTGTGCATAGGCCACATCTGGGAGTGGTTCGGCATCGTCAAGGCCATGCTGGAGACCGGCATCACGCCCGACTACATCGTCGTCGACGGCGCCGAGGGCGGCACGGGCGCCGCGCCGATCGAATTCGCCGACCACATGGGCGCGCCGGTGCAAGAGGGCCTGCACCTGGTGCACAACACGCTGATCGGCGTGGGTCTGCGCGAGCGCATCAAGATCGGCGCGGCGGGCAAGGTGATCACCTCGTTTGACCTGGCGCGCATGTTCGCGCTCGGGGCGGACTGGTGCAATTCGGGGCGCGGCTTCATGATGGCGCTGGGCTGCATCCAGGCGCAGGTCTGCCACACCGGTTTTTGCCCTACCGGCATCACCACGCAAGACCCGGTGCGCGAAAAGGCGCTGGTGGTCTCGGACAAGGCGCCGCGCGTGGCGCAGTACCACGCCAACACGCTGCATGCGCTCAAGGAGCTGCTGCAGGCCGCAGGCCTGATGCACCCGGACCAGCTCTCCACCCACCACATCGTGCGGCGCATAGACAGCGCGCGCATCCGCCTGCTCTCGGCGCTGATGCCGACGATAGAGCGGCGCGCGATCCTGGATGACCTGCAGAACCAGCACAACGTCTACCGTCTGTACTGGCCGCTGGCGGACGCGCACAACTTCGCGCCGCATGTGCCCACGCCCGAGGAGCTGCGCTACAACCCCGACATCCTGCGCCCCACCGTGGGCGGGCGCCCGGCCTCGGCCGTGCAGATTGCCGAATCGCTCACGCGCCGGCGCGCGCCGCACCCGGCGCCGGTGAGCGCCATCGTTCCCGAGCAGGCCAAAAGCTCGCCGACCGCGACCGCGGGCTCGCAGGTGCCGGCGGACTGGACGGGCTCCTGA
- a CDS encoding S41 family peptidase has protein sequence MGHKFKVAGWISVGVLAGALTTVSLQTVARGAMSPLPLEELQQLAAVFGLIKTDYVEPVDDKKLITDAISGMVSGLDPHSQYFDKKSFKEFREGTSGRFVGVGIEITQEDGLIKVVSPIEGSPADRAGLKTGDLITKIGDEAVRGLQLNDAVKRIRGEPGTKVTLTIFRKEESRTFPVTITREEIKTHSVKAKLIEPGYAWMRISQFQDRTLDDFVRKAEDLYQQDPKLKGLVLDLRNDPGGLLDAAVGISAAFLPQGATVVTTDGQLAESKAIFTASPANYARRGGDPLKRLPELFHSIPMVVLVNEGSASASEIVAGALQDNHRATIMGSQTFGKGSVQTVRPLGPDTGIKLTTARYFTPSGKSIQARGIVPDVMLDETAEGDIYAALRLRESDLSKHLDNTQGEEQARDKALEQAREAARKKLEEEARNAKIERKLPEFGSDKDFQLQQALNQLKGLPVLASKTLTERKEAKKED, from the coding sequence ATGGGGCACAAGTTCAAGGTTGCAGGATGGATTTCGGTAGGCGTGCTCGCGGGCGCGCTCACCACGGTGTCGTTGCAAACCGTCGCGCGCGGCGCGATGTCGCCGCTGCCACTGGAAGAGCTGCAGCAGCTTGCCGCGGTCTTCGGCCTGATCAAGACCGATTACGTCGAGCCGGTGGACGACAAGAAGCTCATCACCGACGCCATCTCGGGCATGGTCTCTGGGCTCGATCCGCATTCGCAGTATTTCGACAAAAAATCCTTCAAGGAATTTCGCGAGGGCACCTCGGGGCGCTTCGTTGGCGTGGGCATTGAGATCACCCAGGAAGACGGCCTGATCAAGGTGGTTTCCCCCATCGAAGGCTCGCCCGCTGACCGTGCGGGCCTGAAGACCGGCGACCTGATCACCAAGATCGGCGACGAGGCGGTGCGCGGCCTGCAGCTCAACGACGCGGTCAAGCGCATCCGCGGCGAGCCGGGCACCAAGGTGACGCTGACCATCTTCCGCAAGGAGGAAAGCCGCACCTTCCCGGTGACCATCACGCGCGAGGAGATCAAGACCCATTCGGTCAAGGCCAAGCTGATCGAGCCTGGCTACGCTTGGATGCGCATCTCGCAATTCCAGGACCGCACGCTCGACGACTTCGTGCGCAAGGCCGAGGACCTCTATCAGCAAGACCCCAAGCTCAAAGGCTTGGTGCTCGACCTGCGCAACGACCCGGGCGGCCTGCTGGATGCGGCGGTGGGCATCTCGGCGGCCTTCCTGCCCCAGGGCGCCACGGTGGTCACCACCGACGGGCAACTGGCCGAAAGCAAGGCGATCTTCACCGCCTCGCCCGCGAACTACGCGCGCCGCGGCGGTGATCCGCTCAAGCGCTTGCCCGAGCTCTTTCACAGCATCCCCATGGTGGTGCTGGTCAACGAGGGCTCGGCCTCGGCCAGCGAGATCGTCGCCGGGGCGCTGCAGGACAACCACCGCGCCACCATCATGGGCAGCCAGACCTTCGGCAAGGGCTCGGTGCAGACCGTGCGCCCGTTGGGGCCGGACACCGGCATCAAGCTGACCACGGCGCGCTACTTCACGCCCAGCGGCAAATCCATCCAGGCGCGCGGCATCGTGCCCGACGTGATGCTCGACGAAACCGCCGAGGGCGACATCTATGCAGCACTGCGCCTGCGCGAGTCCGACCTGAGCAAGCACCTGGACAACACCCAGGGCGAGGAGCAGGCGCGCGACAAGGCGCTGGAGCAGGCACGCGAGGCGGCGCGCAAGAAGCTCGAGGAAGAGGCGCGCAACGCCAAGATCGAGCGCAAACTGCCCGAGTTCGGCTCGGACAAGGACTTTCAGCTGCAGCAGGCGCTCAACCAGCTCAAGGGCTTGCCGGTGCTGGCCAGCAAGACGCTGACCGAGCGCAAGGAAGCCAAGAAGGAAGACTGA
- a CDS encoding rhodanese-like domain-containing protein, with protein sequence MNFLLENWYLIVLALVSGSMLAWPTLSGGGGAGLTPTQAVQLINREKAVVVDVCEPAEYAAGHVSGARSVPLSQFKERLPQVVKNKGVPLVLVCERGMRARRATAMARQLGYDKAQTLAGGTRAWREANMPIEKA encoded by the coding sequence GTGAACTTCCTCCTCGAAAACTGGTATTTGATCGTCCTGGCCCTGGTCTCGGGCAGCATGCTGGCCTGGCCCACGCTGTCGGGAGGGGGCGGCGCAGGCCTCACGCCGACGCAAGCCGTGCAGCTCATCAACCGCGAGAAGGCGGTGGTCGTCGACGTGTGCGAGCCCGCCGAATACGCCGCCGGCCACGTCAGCGGGGCGCGCAGCGTGCCGCTGTCGCAGTTCAAGGAGCGTCTGCCGCAAGTGGTCAAGAACAAAGGCGTGCCGCTGGTGCTGGTGTGCGAGCGCGGCATGCGCGCGCGCCGCGCGACGGCAATGGCGCGCCAGCTCGGCTACGACAAGGCACAGACCCTGGCGGGCGGCACGCGCGCCTGGCGCGAGGCCAACATGCCCATCGAAAAAGCCTGA
- the rsmD gene encoding 16S rRNA (guanine(966)-N(2))-methyltransferase RsmD, protein MKARTGARAPGEVRIIGGQYKRTRVPVLDRPGLRPTPDRVRETLFNWLGQDLTGWRCIDVFAGSGALGLEAASRGAAQVLLVEQDALLVRQITQLAQRLQAPSVQVRRGDGLSELARCAPASLDLVLLDPPFDAQELLPAALKSAAQVLAPGGSIYLEAARCWDAAALQPAGLVCQRYLKAGAAHAHLLRRAAESY, encoded by the coding sequence ATGAAGGCACGCACCGGCGCGCGTGCACCGGGCGAGGTGCGCATCATCGGCGGGCAGTACAAGCGCACCCGGGTGCCCGTGCTGGATCGCCCCGGCCTGCGCCCCACGCCCGACCGGGTGCGTGAAACCCTGTTCAACTGGCTGGGCCAGGACCTGACTGGCTGGCGCTGCATCGACGTGTTTGCGGGCAGCGGCGCACTCGGGCTGGAAGCCGCTTCGCGCGGCGCGGCCCAGGTCTTGCTGGTCGAGCAGGACGCGCTGCTGGTGCGCCAGATCACGCAACTGGCCCAGCGCCTGCAGGCGCCGAGCGTGCAGGTGCGCCGCGGCGACGGGCTGAGCGAGCTTGCGCGCTGCGCGCCTGCCAGCCTGGACCTGGTGCTGCTGGATCCGCCGTTTGATGCGCAAGAGCTGCTGCCCGCAGCGCTGAAGAGCGCGGCGCAAGTGCTTGCCCCCGGCGGCTCGATCTACCTGGAAGCCGCACGGTGCTGGGACGCCGCCGCGCTGCAGCCCGCAGGCCTGGTCTGCCAGCGCTACCTCAAGGCCGGCGCGGCGCACGCCCACCTGCTGCGGCGTGCGGCCGAAAGCTATTGA
- a CDS encoding molybdopterin-synthase adenylyltransferase MoeB, translated as MNDDQLLRYSRHIMLEEIGIEGQQRILAARVLIVGAGGLGAPAALFLASAGVGRITLVDDDVVDLTNLQRQIAHTTARIGQAKVDSCASAMLAINPEVVVERLRERVTRESLAPLVQAADVVLDCSDNYATRHAINAACVAARKPLVAGSAIRLDAQIAVYDLRNADAPCYACLFSPHAALEEEACATLGVFAPLVGIIGSMQAAEALKLIASFGQTLSARLLMLDGRSMRWTEVALAREPGCSVCAGR; from the coding sequence ATGAACGACGACCAGTTGCTGCGCTATTCGCGCCACATCATGCTCGAGGAGATCGGCATCGAGGGGCAGCAGCGCATCCTGGCCGCGCGGGTGCTGATCGTCGGCGCCGGCGGCCTGGGCGCGCCCGCGGCGCTGTTTCTGGCGTCGGCCGGCGTCGGCCGGATCACGCTGGTAGACGACGACGTGGTGGACCTGACCAACCTGCAGCGCCAGATCGCCCACACCACGGCGCGCATTGGCCAAGCCAAGGTCGACTCCTGCGCCAGCGCGATGCTGGCGATCAACCCCGAAGTCGTGGTCGAGCGCCTGCGTGAGCGCGTCACGCGCGAGAGCCTCGCGCCGCTGGTGCAGGCGGCCGATGTGGTGCTGGACTGCAGCGACAACTACGCCACGCGCCACGCGATCAATGCCGCCTGCGTGGCGGCGCGCAAGCCGCTGGTGGCAGGCTCGGCCATCCGCCTGGACGCGCAGATCGCGGTGTACGACTTGCGCAACGCCGACGCGCCCTGTTATGCCTGTTTGTTCTCGCCCCATGCCGCGTTGGAAGAGGAAGCCTGCGCCACCCTCGGCGTTTTTGCGCCGCTGGTGGGCATCATCGGCAGCATGCAGGCGGCGGAAGCTCTCAAGTTGATAGCAAGCTTCGGCCAGACGCTGAGCGCTCGGCTGCTGATGCTCGACGGGCGCAGCATGCGCTGGACCGAGGTTGCGCTGGCGCGCGAGCCCGGCTGCAGCGTCTGCGCCGGGCGCTGA
- the grxC gene encoding glutaredoxin 3: MQNVKIYTTATCPYCLRAKALLQSRGVQDMQEIRVDADPRARQEMMEITGRRTVPQIFIGEQHVGGCDDLMALDARGGLTPLLQG; this comes from the coding sequence ATGCAAAACGTCAAGATCTACACCACCGCTACCTGCCCCTACTGCCTGCGCGCCAAGGCGCTGCTGCAGTCGCGCGGCGTGCAGGACATGCAGGAAATCCGCGTCGACGCCGACCCGCGCGCGCGCCAGGAAATGATGGAAATCACCGGCCGGCGCACCGTGCCGCAGATCTTCATCGGCGAGCAACACGTGGGCGGCTGCGACGACCTGATGGCGCTGGACGCCCGCGGCGGCCTCACGCCACTGCTGCAGGGCTGA
- the secB gene encoding protein-export chaperone SecB has protein sequence MADEQANPVFQIQRMYLKDVSLEQPNSPAILLEQQQPSVDIQLGVGAETVVDGIYEVTVTATVHAKHEDKTVFLVEVKQAGIFEIRNVPQEQMDNVVRVICPQIIYPYARANVADVVTRAGFPPVHLAEINFQAMYDQQQAAASAQGANGATQQ, from the coding sequence ATGGCCGACGAACAAGCTAACCCGGTTTTCCAGATCCAGCGCATGTACCTCAAGGACGTGTCCTTGGAGCAGCCCAATTCCCCCGCAATCCTGCTCGAGCAGCAGCAGCCCAGCGTGGACATCCAGCTCGGGGTGGGCGCCGAGACCGTGGTCGACGGCATCTATGAAGTGACCGTGACCGCTACCGTGCATGCCAAGCACGAGGACAAGACGGTGTTCCTGGTCGAGGTCAAGCAGGCCGGCATCTTCGAGATCCGCAACGTGCCGCAAGAGCAGATGGACAACGTGGTGCGCGTGATCTGCCCGCAGATCATCTACCCCTATGCGCGCGCCAATGTGGCCGACGTGGTCACGCGCGCGGGCTTTCCGCCGGTGCATCTGGCCGAGATCAACTTCCAGGCCATGTACGACCAGCAGCAGGCCGCAGCCAGCGCCCAGGGTGCCAACGGCGCCACCCAGCAGTAA
- a CDS encoding M14 family metallocarboxypeptidase, protein MKLLIDPRATVRLPSPRPLAALAALLLAACAGTPLPPWPAQQARVVPPPRTVPVGPPQTGMPQQDGAAVGAPVVPAQELPTAAPMENPGVAALFPDPPVRYDTPGLRPDRRSWTTNAELAQWLEGLSAAAGGSTRVELLRAGRTQNGLPLLALALGDARDGKTLASNGRPTVLLVGQQHGDEPASSEALLVIARELSQGLLAPMLQRINVVIVARANPDGADAGAHTSADATDLDRDHLALQTPEARAIARLVRDYRPAVVADVHEYAAQPIHTPMGELLPAQDLLVQGANTANVPEFIGKATREWYLQPLMQSLQAQGLTQEWQYTLSDSGEGLSATAGDTTPESLHNLAALSNAVGLSLASRGGAALERAHAQRRVHSLVVALTSVLKSTAERSADLLQVQSFVARDIASRACQGMLTVQAAPAVAEHQLRLLDAASGELRTLQVRWVSNQVLRPELERPRPCGYWFTQDSIAAERLGLLGLQVMRVAEEGSILAESFAGPGTAASREPLRMSIDAPAGSHYVGMNQPLANVAAAALEPSTAFSYQAKGIVPNTPGASARVLNNPSLVFEATE, encoded by the coding sequence ATGAAGCTGCTGATCGACCCGCGCGCCACCGTGCGCCTTCCCTCCCCGCGCCCGCTCGCGGCCCTGGCCGCCCTGCTGCTGGCGGCCTGCGCCGGCACGCCGCTGCCGCCCTGGCCCGCGCAGCAGGCGCGGGTCGTGCCGCCGCCGCGCACCGTGCCTGTGGGCCCGCCGCAGACCGGTATGCCGCAGCAGGATGGCGCCGCCGTGGGCGCGCCGGTCGTCCCGGCGCAGGAGCTGCCCACGGCCGCGCCGATGGAAAACCCTGGCGTGGCGGCGCTGTTCCCCGACCCGCCCGTGCGCTACGACACGCCCGGCCTGCGGCCGGACCGCCGCTCATGGACCACCAACGCCGAGCTGGCCCAATGGCTCGAAGGCCTGAGCGCCGCTGCCGGCGGCAGCACGCGGGTCGAGCTGCTGCGCGCCGGCAGAACGCAAAACGGCCTGCCGCTGCTGGCACTGGCGCTCGGTGATGCGCGCGACGGCAAGACGCTCGCCAGCAACGGGCGGCCTACCGTGTTGCTCGTGGGCCAGCAGCATGGCGACGAGCCCGCGAGCAGCGAAGCGCTGCTGGTGATCGCCCGCGAACTCTCGCAAGGACTTCTCGCGCCCATGCTGCAACGCATCAACGTAGTCATCGTGGCGCGCGCCAACCCCGACGGGGCAGATGCCGGCGCGCACACGAGCGCCGACGCGACCGACCTCGACCGCGACCACCTCGCGCTGCAAACGCCCGAAGCCAGGGCGATCGCGCGGCTGGTGCGCGACTACCGTCCCGCCGTGGTCGCAGACGTGCACGAATATGCGGCGCAGCCAATCCACACGCCCATGGGCGAGCTGCTGCCCGCGCAAGACCTGCTGGTGCAGGGCGCGAACACCGCCAACGTGCCGGAGTTCATCGGCAAGGCGACGCGCGAGTGGTACCTGCAGCCACTGATGCAGTCGCTGCAGGCGCAAGGGCTCACGCAGGAATGGCAATACACCTTGAGCGACAGCGGCGAGGGGCTCAGCGCCACGGCGGGCGACACCACGCCCGAGTCGCTGCACAACCTGGCTGCGCTGAGCAACGCCGTCGGGCTGTCGCTCGCCAGCCGCGGGGGAGCGGCGCTCGAACGTGCGCACGCCCAGCGCCGGGTGCACAGCCTGGTGGTGGCGCTGACCAGCGTGCTCAAGAGCACGGCCGAGCGCAGCGCCGATCTGCTGCAGGTGCAATCCTTCGTGGCGCGCGACATCGCCTCGCGCGCCTGCCAGGGCATGCTCACGGTGCAGGCCGCGCCGGCCGTTGCCGAGCACCAGCTGCGGCTGCTGGACGCGGCCAGCGGCGAGCTGCGTACGCTGCAGGTGCGCTGGGTCTCCAACCAGGTGCTGCGCCCCGAACTGGAGCGCCCGCGGCCCTGCGGCTACTGGTTCACGCAGGACAGCATCGCCGCGGAGCGGCTCGGCCTGCTCGGTCTGCAGGTGATGCGCGTGGCGGAGGAAGGCTCCATCCTCGCGGAAAGCTTTGCGGGCCCAGGCACGGCCGCGAGCCGCGAGCCGCTGCGCATGTCCATCGATGCACCCGCCGGCAGCCACTACGTGGGCATGAACCAGCCGCTGGCCAATGTGGCCGCGGCAGCGCTCGAGCCCTCGACGGCTTTCAGCTACCAGGCCAAGGGCATCGTGCCGAACACGCCGGGTGCGAGCGCCCGTGTTCTGAACAACCCGAGCCTGGTCTTTGAAGCGACTGAATAA
- a CDS encoding NAD(P)H-dependent glycerol-3-phosphate dehydrogenase, producing MDIVVVGAGAWGSAMAIHAARHPAGHRVLLWGRDARQMAALQAGRENTRYLKGVPLPAGLSLASGPLEPLAAGADLLVLATPMAALREMLQALQGVQAPLAWLSKGFEAQSGLLAHEVCEQVAPRLRAAALSGPSFALELARGQPTALVAASRQAELREQLVQALHGGALRVYANDDLVGVEVGGAVKNVMAIATGLCDGLQLGLNARAALITRGLAEMSRLGCALGARSETFMGLSGLGDLVLTATGELSRNRKVGLLLAQGLALPEVLASLGHVSEGAYSARTVLERARAHGVDMPITQAVVGLLDGRLQAHEAVAHLMERDPRQE from the coding sequence ATGGATATCGTAGTTGTCGGCGCCGGCGCATGGGGTAGCGCGATGGCCATCCACGCGGCGCGCCATCCGGCGGGGCACCGCGTGCTGCTGTGGGGCCGCGACGCGCGCCAGATGGCGGCGCTGCAGGCCGGGCGCGAGAACACCCGCTACCTCAAGGGCGTGCCCTTGCCTGCGGGCCTGAGCCTGGCCAGCGGGCCGCTGGAGCCGCTGGCGGCGGGCGCCGATCTCCTGGTGCTGGCCACGCCGATGGCGGCGCTGCGCGAAATGCTGCAGGCGCTGCAAGGGGTGCAAGCCCCGCTGGCCTGGCTGAGCAAGGGCTTTGAAGCGCAAAGCGGTCTGCTGGCGCACGAGGTATGCGAACAGGTGGCGCCGCGCCTGCGCGCCGCCGCGCTCAGCGGCCCGAGTTTTGCGCTGGAGCTGGCCCGGGGCCAGCCGACTGCGCTGGTGGCCGCAAGCCGGCAGGCCGAGCTGCGCGAGCAGCTGGTGCAGGCGCTGCACGGCGGCGCCTTGCGCGTCTATGCCAACGACGACCTGGTCGGCGTCGAAGTGGGCGGGGCGGTCAAGAACGTGATGGCGATCGCCACCGGCTTGTGCGACGGCTTGCAGCTCGGCCTGAATGCGCGCGCCGCGCTCATCACCCGCGGTCTTGCGGAAATGTCGCGCCTGGGCTGCGCGCTTGGCGCGCGTAGTGAAACCTTCATGGGCCTCTCTGGCCTGGGCGACCTGGTGCTCACCGCCACTGGGGAGCTGTCACGCAACCGCAAGGTGGGTCTGCTGCTGGCCCAGGGGCTGGCGCTGCCCGAGGTGCTCGCTTCGCTCGGCCACGTATCCGAGGGGGCCTACAGCGCCCGCACCGTGCTCGAGCGCGCGCGCGCCCACGGCGTGGACATGCCCATCACCCAAGCGGTGGTCGGGCTGCTCGATGGTCGGCTGCAGGCGCACGAAGCGGTAGCGCACTTGATGGAGCGCGACCCGCGCCAGGAGTGA